In Streptomyces sp. NBC_01551, one DNA window encodes the following:
- a CDS encoding N-acetylneuraminate synthase family protein — MTANANSRLRTFGRRTAGPGQPVYVVGEIGINHNGELDNAIALIDAAAEAGCDAVKFQKRTPEICTPRDQWDIERDTPWGRMTYIDYRHRVEFGEDEYRAIDEHCAQRGIDWFASPWDTEAVAFLEKFDVPAHKVASASLTDDELLRALRATGRTVILSTGMSTPKQIRHAVEVLGSDNILLCHATSTYPAKAEELNLRVINTLRDEYPNVPIGYSGHETGLQTTLAAVALGATFVERHITLDRAMWGSDQAASVEPGGLTRLVRDIRTIETALGDGVKKVYESELGPMKKLRRVQGDLAGV; from the coding sequence ATGACCGCCAACGCCAACTCCCGTCTGCGCACGTTCGGCCGTCGTACCGCCGGCCCCGGCCAGCCCGTCTACGTCGTCGGCGAGATCGGCATCAACCACAACGGCGAGCTCGACAACGCCATCGCCCTCATCGACGCCGCCGCCGAGGCCGGCTGCGACGCCGTGAAGTTCCAGAAGCGCACCCCGGAGATCTGCACCCCGCGCGACCAGTGGGACATCGAGCGCGACACCCCCTGGGGCCGCATGACCTACATCGACTACCGCCACCGCGTGGAGTTCGGCGAGGACGAGTACCGCGCCATCGACGAGCACTGCGCCCAGCGCGGCATCGACTGGTTCGCCTCCCCGTGGGACACCGAGGCCGTCGCCTTCCTGGAGAAGTTCGACGTCCCCGCCCACAAGGTGGCCTCCGCCTCCCTCACCGACGACGAGCTGCTGCGCGCCCTGCGCGCCACCGGCCGCACCGTCATCCTCTCCACCGGCATGTCCACCCCGAAGCAGATCCGCCACGCGGTGGAGGTGCTCGGCAGCGACAACATCCTGCTGTGCCACGCCACTTCGACCTACCCGGCCAAGGCCGAGGAGCTCAACCTGCGGGTCATCAACACCCTGCGCGACGAGTACCCCAACGTCCCGATCGGCTACTCCGGCCACGAGACGGGCCTGCAGACCACCCTGGCCGCCGTCGCCCTCGGCGCCACCTTCGTCGAGCGCCACATCACCCTCGACCGCGCGATGTGGGGCTCCGACCAGGCCGCCTCCGTCGAGCCGGGCGGCCTGACCCGCCTGGTCCGCGACATCCGCACCATCGAGACCGCCCTCGGCGACGGCGTCAAGAAGGTCTACGAGTCCGAGCTCGGCCCGATGAAGAAGCTCCGCCGCGTCCAGGGCGACCTCGCCGGCGTCTGA
- a CDS encoding amidohydrolase, which produces MSRESQTALPGKPDRPELPGKLPDHLRAELIAFRRDLHMHPELGHQEFRTTAAIKARLEKAGLRPRVLKSGTGLVCDVGTWDGVRPILAMRADIDALPIPDAKTHVAYRSTFPDRAHACGHDVHTAIVLGAGLVLAELDRQGLLPRAVRLLFQPAEEVLPGGASEAIDSGVLDGVGKIIAVHCDPRVDAGRIGLRPGAITSACDRLEVTLDGPGGHTARPHLTTDLVTAAARVALDVPAVLARRMDARSGMSITWGRIEAGHACNVIPMHAELSGTVRCLDINAWHDAPDQIHAAIDEIATLHGAKSEITYVRGVPPVVNDPVITELLRESMAARLGAESVEDTEQSLGGEDFSWYLEHVPGAMARLGVRKPGDSTKHDLHRGDFDVDESAIGVGVEFFTAAALLDGRRSGPVR; this is translated from the coding sequence ATGTCCCGCGAGTCCCAGACCGCCCTGCCCGGCAAGCCCGACCGGCCCGAGCTGCCCGGCAAGCTTCCGGACCACCTGCGTGCCGAACTGATCGCCTTCCGCCGGGACTTGCACATGCACCCCGAGCTAGGACACCAGGAGTTCCGCACCACGGCGGCGATCAAGGCACGGCTTGAGAAAGCCGGCCTGCGCCCACGGGTGCTGAAGTCCGGAACCGGCCTCGTCTGTGACGTCGGCACCTGGGACGGCGTCCGGCCGATTCTGGCCATGCGCGCGGACATCGACGCCCTGCCCATCCCGGACGCCAAGACCCACGTCGCCTACCGCTCGACCTTCCCGGACCGCGCCCACGCCTGCGGCCACGACGTGCACACCGCGATCGTGCTCGGCGCCGGCCTGGTGCTCGCCGAGCTCGACCGGCAGGGGCTGCTGCCCCGCGCGGTGCGGCTGCTGTTCCAGCCCGCCGAGGAGGTGCTCCCGGGCGGCGCCAGCGAGGCCATCGACTCCGGGGTGCTCGACGGCGTCGGCAAGATCATCGCCGTGCACTGCGACCCCCGGGTCGACGCCGGCCGGATCGGACTGCGCCCGGGGGCGATCACCTCGGCCTGCGACCGGCTGGAGGTCACCCTCGACGGCCCCGGCGGTCACACCGCCCGCCCGCACCTGACCACCGACCTGGTGACGGCGGCGGCCCGGGTGGCCCTGGACGTACCGGCCGTGCTGGCCCGCCGGATGGACGCCCGCTCGGGCATGTCCATCACCTGGGGCCGGATCGAGGCGGGGCACGCCTGCAACGTGATCCCCATGCACGCGGAGCTCTCCGGAACCGTGCGCTGCCTGGACATCAACGCCTGGCACGACGCCCCCGACCAGATCCACGCGGCCATCGACGAGATCGCCACCCTGCACGGGGCCAAGTCGGAGATCACCTACGTGCGCGGGGTTCCGCCCGTCGTCAACGACCCGGTGATCACCGAACTGCTCCGGGAGTCGATGGCGGCCCGGCTCGGCGCGGAGTCGGTCGAGGACACCGAGCAGAGCCTGGGCGGCGAGGACTTCTCCTGGTACCTGGAGCATGTCCCGGGAGCCATGGCCCGGCTGGGGGTGCGCAAGCCCGGCGACAGCACCAAGCACGACCTGCACCGCGGGGACTTCGACGTGGACGAGTCCGCGATCGGCGTCGGGGTGGAGTTCTTCACGGCCGCCGCGCTCCTCGACGGGCGGCGCTCCGGGCCGGTCAGGTGA
- a CDS encoding polysialyltransferase family glycosyltransferase, with the protein MTQIFIGSTLYGTATLAAALDAGSFPAADRRILLTSNHALAAEVSPRLADMPGFATLSTRFDEVLDWNAVIEPQHPSSWSPRADDVPIWERYLRTLWGLGDDRVELIVESLQVPPAQSLCQLFPGAAVDVYADGLMSYGPTRVRLDPQIGMRVRRVLHLDLVPGLEPLLLTEFGVPAELVPTDEFLKVLAELAAASGGAAPASASDEAPALLLGQYLSALDLISPVQEEELHAEMVRGAFALGHRELVFKPHPSAPALYARRAEAEAERLGARLTVLDTPVLAEVLYQQVRPALVVGCFSTGLLTAATLFGLPVARAGTKTVLARLSPYQNSNRVPLTVVDALLPDLADTAAVRGWSAPGPEEVRSRLGGLLTAVGFAMQPRVLAERRAAAEAYLAGHLDEHTWRYFNRRRLASQGLPGGIPAQLTFLTRSPAVRRAVRQVRRVRRLRGRR; encoded by the coding sequence CTGACCCAGATCTTCATCGGCTCCACCCTCTACGGGACGGCCACCCTGGCCGCGGCCCTGGACGCCGGCAGCTTCCCGGCGGCCGACCGCCGGATCCTGCTGACCAGCAACCACGCGCTCGCCGCCGAGGTCAGCCCGCGCCTCGCCGACATGCCCGGCTTCGCCACGCTGAGCACCCGCTTCGACGAGGTGCTCGACTGGAACGCCGTCATCGAGCCGCAGCACCCGAGCTCCTGGTCGCCGCGCGCGGACGACGTCCCGATCTGGGAGCGGTACCTGCGGACCCTGTGGGGTCTGGGCGACGACCGGGTGGAACTGATCGTCGAGTCCCTCCAGGTGCCGCCCGCGCAGAGCCTGTGCCAGCTCTTCCCCGGCGCCGCCGTCGACGTCTACGCCGACGGTCTGATGAGCTACGGGCCCACGCGCGTGCGGCTCGACCCGCAGATCGGGATGCGGGTGCGGCGGGTGCTGCACCTGGACCTCGTACCGGGCCTGGAGCCGCTGCTGCTCACCGAGTTCGGCGTACCGGCGGAGCTGGTGCCGACCGACGAGTTCCTGAAGGTCCTGGCCGAGCTGGCCGCCGCCTCGGGCGGTGCGGCGCCCGCCTCCGCTTCCGACGAGGCACCCGCGCTGCTGCTGGGCCAGTACCTCTCCGCGCTCGACCTGATCAGCCCCGTCCAGGAGGAGGAGCTGCACGCCGAGATGGTGCGCGGCGCCTTCGCCCTCGGCCACCGGGAGCTGGTCTTCAAGCCGCACCCCAGCGCCCCGGCCCTGTACGCCCGCCGGGCCGAGGCCGAGGCCGAGCGGCTCGGCGCCCGCCTGACGGTGCTGGACACCCCGGTGCTCGCCGAGGTGCTCTACCAGCAGGTCCGCCCGGCGCTGGTGGTCGGCTGCTTCTCCACCGGGCTGCTGACGGCGGCCACGCTGTTCGGGCTGCCCGTCGCCCGCGCCGGGACGAAGACGGTGCTGGCCCGCCTCTCCCCGTACCAGAACAGCAACCGGGTCCCGCTGACCGTGGTGGACGCGCTGCTCCCCGATCTCGCGGACACCGCGGCCGTGCGCGGCTGGAGCGCCCCCGGCCCCGAGGAGGTGCGCTCCCGGCTGGGCGGCCTGCTGACCGCGGTCGGCTTCGCGATGCAGCCGCGGGTCCTCGCGGAGCGGCGGGCGGCGGCCGAGGCGTACCTGGCCGGCCACCTCGACGAGCACACCTGGCGCTACTTCAACCGCCGCCGGCTCGCGAGCCAGGGGCTGCCGGGCGGCATCCCCGCGCAGCTGACCTTCCTCACCCGCAGCCCGGCCGTGCGCCGCGCCGTCCGTCAGGTCCGCCGGGTCCGGCGGCTGCGGGGCAGGCGATGA
- the leuE gene encoding leucine efflux protein LeuE produces the protein MLGVTDLPTYLAGLVLIILLPGPNSLYVLSVAARRGVRTGYKAAAGVFTGDAVLMVLAAAGAASLLQASPMAFGVVKLLGAGYLTWLAVGMMRGAWALWRSRTDEGPVAADAADAADPEADAERPYRRALLISLFNPKAILFLVSFFVQFVDPGYAYPALSFLVLGTLLQIGSFLYLTLLIFGGTRLSAAFRRRKRLSVGATSAASVLFLGFAAKLAVS, from the coding sequence ATGCTGGGTGTCACCGATCTGCCGACCTATCTCGCCGGCCTCGTCCTGATCATTCTCCTGCCGGGGCCGAACTCGCTCTACGTGCTCTCCGTCGCCGCGCGGCGCGGGGTCCGCACCGGGTACAAGGCCGCCGCCGGCGTGTTCACCGGCGACGCCGTACTGATGGTGCTCGCGGCCGCCGGAGCCGCCTCGCTGCTCCAGGCCAGCCCGATGGCCTTCGGCGTCGTCAAGCTGCTCGGCGCGGGCTACCTCACCTGGCTCGCCGTCGGCATGATGCGCGGCGCCTGGGCGCTGTGGCGCTCCCGCACCGATGAGGGCCCGGTCGCCGCCGACGCCGCCGACGCCGCCGACCCGGAGGCCGACGCCGAGCGGCCGTACCGGCGCGCGCTGCTGATCAGCCTGTTCAACCCGAAGGCGATCCTGTTCCTGGTCTCCTTCTTCGTGCAGTTCGTGGACCCCGGCTACGCCTACCCGGCGCTGTCGTTCCTGGTGCTGGGCACGCTGCTCCAGATCGGCAGCTTCCTCTACCTCACCCTGCTGATCTTCGGCGGGACCCGGCTGTCGGCGGCGTTCCGCCGCCGCAAGCGGCTCTCCGTCGGAGCGACCTCGGCGGCGAGCGTCCTCTTCCTCGGCTTCGCCGCCAAGCTCGCCGTCAGCTAG
- a CDS encoding glycosyltransferase family 2 protein produces the protein MFKLSVVVPFYNVQTYAPDALKSLELNARDDFEFLLVDDCSTDGTPDLLERAARELPGAVHLRHERNGGLATARNTGLDSARGEYVTFMDGDDWLAPGHLSRMVAAIEALDCDFIRNDHVKVTGKARSVQRVPFGAHGVVADPRSGILPADRATSVDYPYAWAGMYHRRLLDRGLLHFTDGLRTAEDRPWIWRLHREAESFAAVGLPGIFYRRGVSTSLTQIGDERQLDFMRAFDQVISETAADRESDLLLPKAVRTYCAIIAHHNGSLERFEPAVAKKLRSMSAAALGRMPQDVLDQALASMDADRSALLRRLRRRTPAGAAA, from the coding sequence GTGTTCAAGCTCTCTGTTGTCGTGCCGTTCTACAACGTGCAGACATATGCACCGGATGCCCTGAAAAGTCTCGAGCTCAACGCCCGGGACGACTTCGAGTTCCTGCTCGTCGACGACTGCTCGACGGACGGCACTCCCGATCTTCTGGAACGGGCGGCGCGGGAGCTGCCCGGCGCGGTGCACCTGCGCCACGAGCGCAACGGCGGTCTGGCGACCGCGCGGAACACCGGCCTGGACTCGGCCCGCGGCGAGTACGTCACCTTCATGGACGGCGACGACTGGCTGGCCCCGGGCCACCTGTCCCGCATGGTGGCGGCCATCGAGGCCCTGGACTGCGATTTCATCCGAAACGACCATGTGAAGGTCACCGGCAAGGCCCGTTCCGTGCAGCGCGTGCCCTTCGGCGCGCACGGGGTCGTCGCCGATCCGCGCTCCGGAATCCTGCCCGCGGACCGCGCCACCTCGGTGGATTACCCGTACGCCTGGGCCGGGATGTACCACCGGCGGCTGCTGGACCGGGGCCTGCTGCACTTCACCGACGGGCTGCGCACGGCCGAGGACCGGCCCTGGATCTGGCGGCTGCACCGCGAGGCGGAATCCTTCGCCGCGGTCGGATTGCCCGGTATCTTCTACCGTCGCGGGGTTTCCACCTCATTGACGCAGATCGGCGACGAGCGTCAGCTCGATTTCATGCGCGCATTTGATCAGGTGATTTCGGAAACCGCGGCCGACCGGGAATCCGATCTTCTGCTCCCGAAAGCCGTCCGAACATATTGTGCGATCATCGCGCATCACAACGGGTCCCTTGAAAGGTTCGAACCGGCCGTGGCCAAGAAACTCCGTTCGATGAGCGCGGCCGCGCTCGGGCGCATGCCCCAGGACGTCCTGGACCAGGCCCTGGCCTCGATGGACGCCGATCGCTCGGCCCTGCTGCGCAGGCTCCGCCGCCGCACCCCGGCGGGAGCGGCCGCGTGA
- a CDS encoding DUF6716 putative glycosyltransferase, which translates to MSVSNRSAQRSTPRAPLRVAVLADSDTRWKWGALTARRLAPDNRLTGYLLRGRATPTARQLGEVGVQADRLTEVTCAEFLADIKREPYDVVVLALVGGAVQAVLHGVRALWPEPAERPVFVTGYVGVVYEKLADGLLLRHGADLVLANSRHDVERFRGVYEGVGADAGSVTETVLPFLDGAAYDGAGSRAKTVVFAVQPSVPESRADRAYLLERAAGHARLHPDREVLVKLRSRPGEHTTHLEEQPYQRLAEKLPGGLPANCRLAYGNMGEVLDGTDLLVTVSSTAALESLHRGIPTAVLTDLGIREALGNHHFLGSGCLASWDQLDAGLLPQGDPQWLAAQGVAPLGAAGPGAAGPGAAGPGAAGPGAADAGADVFAAARDRLTGLLELPQLPPVEPYYTLTTAPRYLPGILARHHLAPDGTPLPGTARDGAGRSRLHRRLRSHLRDAARGLYRHGVQRVAPLIRRMGEL; encoded by the coding sequence GTGTCAGTCAGCAATCGATCAGCGCAACGCTCCACTCCCCGCGCTCCGCTCCGGGTCGCCGTACTCGCGGATTCGGATACGCGGTGGAAATGGGGCGCACTCACCGCCCGTCGCCTCGCGCCCGACAACCGGCTCACCGGATACCTGCTGCGCGGCCGGGCCACCCCCACCGCGCGCCAGCTCGGCGAGGTGGGGGTCCAGGCCGACCGGCTGACCGAGGTGACCTGCGCGGAGTTCCTCGCGGACATCAAGCGCGAGCCGTACGACGTGGTCGTCCTCGCCCTCGTCGGCGGGGCCGTCCAGGCCGTTCTGCACGGCGTCCGCGCCCTGTGGCCCGAACCGGCCGAGCGCCCGGTGTTCGTCACCGGGTACGTGGGCGTCGTCTACGAGAAGCTCGCCGACGGGCTGCTGCTGCGCCACGGCGCCGACCTCGTCCTCGCCAACTCGCGCCACGACGTGGAGCGCTTCCGCGGCGTGTACGAGGGAGTGGGCGCGGACGCGGGCTCCGTCACCGAGACCGTGCTGCCCTTCCTCGACGGCGCGGCGTACGACGGCGCCGGGAGCCGGGCCAAGACGGTGGTCTTCGCCGTGCAGCCCTCCGTGCCCGAGAGTCGCGCCGACCGCGCGTACCTGCTGGAGCGGGCCGCCGGGCACGCCCGGCTGCACCCGGACCGGGAGGTGCTGGTCAAGCTGCGCAGCCGGCCGGGGGAGCACACCACGCACCTGGAGGAGCAGCCGTACCAGCGCCTCGCGGAGAAGCTCCCCGGCGGGCTCCCCGCCAACTGCCGCCTGGCGTACGGGAACATGGGCGAGGTCCTGGACGGCACCGACCTGCTGGTCACGGTGTCGTCGACGGCCGCGCTGGAGTCCCTGCACCGGGGCATCCCGACGGCCGTCCTGACCGACCTCGGCATCCGCGAGGCGCTGGGCAACCACCACTTCCTCGGCTCCGGCTGCCTGGCCTCCTGGGACCAGCTGGACGCGGGGCTGCTGCCGCAGGGCGACCCGCAGTGGCTGGCGGCACAGGGGGTGGCCCCCCTCGGCGCTGCCGGTCCGGGCGCTGCCGGTCCGGGCGCTGCCGGTCCGGGCGCTGCCGGTCCGGGCGCCGCCGATGCGGGCGCCGACGTGTTCGCCGCCGCGCGGGACCGGCTCACGGGGCTGCTGGAGCTGCCCCAACTCCCGCCCGTGGAGCCGTACTACACGCTGACCACCGCCCCCCGGTACCTGCCGGGGATCCTCGCCCGCCACCACCTCGCCCCCGACGGCACCCCGCTGCCCGGCACCGCCCGGGACGGCGCGGGCCGGTCGCGGCTGCACCGCCGGCTCCGCTCGCACCTGCGCGACGCCGCCCGCGGGCTGTACCGACACGGGGTCCAGCGCGTGGCCCCGCTCATCCGCCGAATGGGGGAGCTGTGA
- a CDS encoding acyltransferase, whose translation MTAPAIPAARTGAAADAPEAAPKPAGDRLRALDGLRLLAALMVAVYHYGGRGGEVAKAWGASPNKLFPEASTWFAYGPLGVQIFFVISGFVICMSAQGRTVRAFAASRAARLYPAYWVALIVVTVAVEAVSPSDFLLNLTMLQQPLGADRVLGVCWTLWVELRFYVLFALCVMLPGGGRRRTLLFCGIWTIAAVLVDAGDPSGKAFLSQVLMPQYAPFFIGGVGLHLVHRNHRDRLAWAVALTGWLIGQHYAVAGLWHAPNPKFFSYRSSLVIIAIVTAGFAAVALVALGKLAWARWKWLTVAGALTYPFYLVHEHLGWVVIKTLHHRAGIPAPATFVLTLVFMLALAWGIHRLVERPLGPKLRKLLS comes from the coding sequence ATGACCGCCCCGGCGATACCGGCCGCGCGCACCGGCGCCGCTGCCGACGCGCCCGAGGCCGCGCCGAAGCCGGCGGGCGACCGGCTCCGCGCCCTGGACGGGCTGCGGCTGCTCGCCGCGCTGATGGTCGCCGTGTACCACTACGGCGGGCGCGGCGGGGAGGTGGCCAAGGCCTGGGGGGCGTCCCCGAACAAGCTGTTCCCGGAGGCCTCGACCTGGTTCGCGTACGGCCCGCTCGGCGTCCAGATCTTCTTCGTGATCAGCGGCTTCGTGATCTGCATGAGCGCCCAGGGCCGTACGGTCCGGGCCTTCGCCGCGTCGCGCGCGGCCCGGCTCTACCCGGCGTACTGGGTGGCGCTGATCGTGGTCACGGTGGCGGTCGAGGCGGTCTCGCCCTCCGACTTCCTGCTCAACCTGACCATGCTCCAGCAGCCGCTGGGCGCCGACCGGGTGCTCGGGGTGTGCTGGACGCTCTGGGTCGAGCTGCGCTTCTACGTCCTGTTCGCGCTCTGCGTGATGCTGCCGGGCGGCGGCCGCCGCCGGACCCTGCTGTTCTGCGGGATCTGGACGATCGCCGCCGTCCTGGTCGACGCCGGGGACCCCTCGGGCAAGGCGTTCCTCAGCCAGGTCCTGATGCCGCAGTACGCGCCGTTCTTCATCGGCGGCGTCGGCCTTCACCTGGTGCACCGCAACCACCGCGACCGCCTCGCCTGGGCCGTGGCCCTGACCGGCTGGCTGATCGGGCAGCACTACGCGGTGGCGGGGCTGTGGCACGCGCCGAACCCGAAGTTCTTCTCGTACCGCAGCTCGCTGGTGATCATCGCGATCGTCACGGCCGGCTTCGCGGCGGTGGCCCTGGTCGCCCTCGGCAAGCTGGCCTGGGCGCGCTGGAAGTGGCTGACGGTGGCGGGGGCGCTGACGTACCCGTTCTACCTGGTCCACGAGCACCTGGGCTGGGTGGTGATCAAGACCCTGCACCACAGGGCGGGCATCCCGGCGCCGGCGACCTTCGTGCTGACGCTGGTGTTCATGCTGGCCCTGGCCTGGGGGATCCACCGGCTGGTGGAGCGCCCGCTGGGCCCGAAGCTGCGGAAACTGCTGAGCTAG
- a CDS encoding methylmalonyl-CoA mutase, with translation MANTESGIPIEPVYGPEALTDWDPAAKLGEPGSYPFTRGVYPTMYTGRPWTMRQYAGFGTAAESNARYRQLIAGGGTGLSVAFDLPTQMGHDSDAPLAHGEVGKVGVAVDSVEDMRLLFDGIPLDRVSTSMTINAPAALLLLLYQLVAEEQGIPGGRLTGTVQNDVLKEYIARGTYIFPPGPSLRLTADTFRYCRAEIPKWNTISISGYHMAEAGASPAQEVAFTLADAIAYVRTAIGAGMAVDEFAPRLSFFFVSRTTLLEEVAKFRAARRIWARVMRDEFGARDPKSQMLRFHTQTAGVQLTAQQPELNLVRVAVQGLAAVLGGTQSLHTNSFDEAIALPTEKAARLALRTQQVLAYETDVPHTVDPFAGSYVVERMTDELEAAALALMGRVEELGGAVAAIEAGFQKAEIERNAYRIAREQESGERVVVGVNRFALAREEPYEPLRVDPAIEARQCAALARLRAERDGAAVAAALDALREAAAGTANVLYPMKEALRARATVGEVCGALREVWGTYEPSGSTW, from the coding sequence ATGGCGAACACCGAGAGCGGAATTCCGATCGAACCCGTCTACGGGCCAGAGGCCCTGACGGACTGGGACCCGGCGGCCAAACTGGGTGAACCCGGGTCATATCCCTTCACTCGCGGGGTCTATCCCACGATGTACACGGGCCGCCCCTGGACCATGCGGCAGTACGCCGGCTTCGGCACGGCCGCCGAGTCCAACGCCCGCTACCGGCAGCTCATCGCGGGCGGCGGCACCGGCCTCTCCGTCGCCTTCGACCTGCCGACGCAGATGGGGCACGACTCCGACGCCCCGCTCGCGCACGGCGAGGTCGGCAAGGTCGGCGTCGCGGTCGACTCGGTCGAGGACATGCGGCTGCTGTTCGACGGGATCCCGCTCGACCGGGTCTCCACCTCGATGACCATCAACGCGCCGGCCGCCCTGCTCCTGCTGCTCTACCAGCTGGTCGCGGAGGAACAGGGCATCCCGGGAGGGCGGCTGACGGGCACGGTGCAAAACGATGTTCTGAAGGAGTACATCGCGCGCGGCACGTACATCTTCCCGCCCGGGCCCTCGCTGCGGCTGACCGCCGACACCTTCCGCTACTGCCGGGCCGAGATCCCCAAGTGGAACACCATCTCCATCTCCGGCTACCACATGGCCGAGGCCGGGGCCTCGCCCGCGCAAGAGGTGGCCTTCACCCTCGCCGACGCGATCGCGTACGTCCGTACCGCCATCGGCGCGGGCATGGCCGTCGACGAGTTCGCGCCCCGGCTCTCGTTCTTCTTCGTGTCCCGCACCACGCTGCTGGAGGAAGTGGCGAAGTTCCGGGCGGCGCGGCGGATCTGGGCCCGCGTCATGCGGGACGAATTCGGCGCCCGGGACCCGAAGTCGCAGATGCTGCGCTTCCACACCCAGACGGCCGGGGTCCAGCTGACGGCGCAGCAGCCCGAGCTGAACCTCGTACGGGTGGCCGTGCAGGGGCTGGCCGCCGTGCTGGGCGGGACGCAGTCGCTGCACACCAACTCCTTCGACGAGGCCATCGCGCTGCCGACGGAGAAGGCGGCCCGGCTCGCCCTGCGCACGCAGCAGGTGCTCGCGTACGAGACGGACGTGCCGCACACCGTCGACCCCTTCGCAGGGTCGTACGTGGTGGAGCGCATGACGGACGAGCTGGAGGCGGCGGCGCTCGCGCTGATGGGGCGGGTCGAGGAACTGGGCGGGGCGGTCGCCGCGATCGAGGCCGGGTTCCAGAAGGCGGAGATCGAGCGGAACGCGTACCGGATCGCGCGGGAGCAGGAGAGCGGCGAGCGGGTGGTGGTCGGCGTCAACCGGTTCGCCCTCGCGCGGGAGGAGCCGTACGAGCCGCTGCGCGTGGACCCGGCGATCGAGGCCCGCCAGTGCGCGGCGCTCGCGCGGCTGAGGGCCGAGCGGGACGGCGCGGCGGTGGCGGCCGCGCTGGACGCGCTGCGGGAGGCGGCGGCCGGGACGGCGAACGTGCTCTACCCGATGAAGGAGGCGCTGCGGGCCCGGGCCACCGTGGGCGAGGTCTGCGGAGCCCTGCGCGAGGTCTGGGGGACGTACGAGCCCAGCGGTTCCACATGGTGA
- a CDS encoding L,D-transpeptidase family protein, whose protein sequence is MVRTLGLATAVALAATACGPQKAESSGSASSSPSASAAVSSPETSPSSDNKPAGETSASPSASPSSASPSASASASVSAPPSPSAPPAVKAIMANGDESEQVRELQARLRQLKLMSVAPTGFYGSKTTAAVKSFQSKHGLTATGSVDAATWKKIQDLTKKPTAAELRPPTVNEVAAPDPRCMTGRVMCISKESRTLAWMIDGKVVSTMDVRFGSENTPTREGVFNVGWKAKEWTSTIYHTPMPYAMFFSGGQAVHYSADFAARGYNGASHGCVNVRDKAKLSKLFNDVKVGDKVVVYW, encoded by the coding sequence ATGGTCCGCACACTCGGGCTGGCCACCGCCGTCGCGCTCGCCGCGACCGCCTGTGGGCCGCAGAAGGCGGAAAGCTCCGGCTCCGCCTCCTCGTCCCCCTCCGCGTCCGCGGCGGTTTCCTCCCCCGAGACCTCACCGTCCTCCGACAACAAGCCGGCCGGCGAGACCTCCGCGTCGCCGTCCGCCTCGCCGTCGTCGGCCTCCCCGTCCGCCTCCGCCTCCGCCTCCGTCTCCGCGCCCCCGTCCCCGTCGGCCCCGCCCGCGGTCAAGGCGATCATGGCGAACGGCGACGAGAGCGAGCAGGTGCGCGAGCTCCAGGCCCGCCTGCGCCAGCTCAAGCTGATGAGCGTCGCGCCCACCGGTTTCTACGGGTCGAAGACGACGGCCGCGGTCAAGTCCTTCCAGTCGAAGCACGGGCTCACCGCCACCGGCTCGGTGGACGCGGCGACCTGGAAGAAGATCCAGGACCTGACCAAGAAGCCCACCGCGGCCGAGCTGCGCCCGCCGACCGTCAACGAGGTCGCCGCGCCGGACCCGCGCTGCATGACGGGCCGGGTCATGTGCATCAGCAAGGAGAGCCGCACCCTCGCCTGGATGATCGACGGCAAGGTCGTCTCCACCATGGACGTCCGCTTCGGCTCCGAGAACACCCCGACCCGCGAGGGCGTGTTCAACGTGGGCTGGAAGGCCAAGGAGTGGACGTCGACGATCTACCACACGCCCATGCCGTACGCGATGTTCTTCAGCGGCGGCCAGGCGGTGCACTACTCGGCGGACTTCGCGGCCCGCGGCTACAACGGCGCCTCGCACGGCTGCGTGAACGTCCGGGACAAGGCCAAGCTGTCGAAGCTCTTCAACGACGTGAAGGTGGGCGACAAGGTCGTCGTCTACTGGTGA